One Arvicanthis niloticus isolate mArvNil1 chromosome 13, mArvNil1.pat.X, whole genome shotgun sequence genomic window carries:
- the Alg10 gene encoding dol-P-Glc:Glc(2)Man(9)GlcNAc(2)-PP-Dol alpha-1,2-glucosyltransferase has product MLYTGNSGPHASVQRSPSIHCVPALLYFVRLPWAVVPAFRARRSGLPRAGPGTRLPAMAQLEGYYFSAALSCTFLVSCLLFSAFSRALREPYMDEIFHLPQAQRYCEGRFSLSQWDPMITTLPGLYLVSVGAVKPANWILGWSEHVVCSIGMLRFVNLLFSVGNFYLLYLLFRKVQPRNKASSSIQRILSTLTLAVFPTLYFFNFLYYTEAGSVFFTLFAYLMCLYGNHRTSALLGFCGFMFRQTNIIWAAFCAGHIIAQKCSEAWKTELQKKKEERLPPVKGPLSELRRVLQFLLVYSMSFKNLSTLFLLTWPYMLLLLAFFAFVVVNGGIVVGDRSSHEACLHFPQLFYFLSFTAFFSFPHLLSPTKVKTFLSLVWKRRVQFSVIALVSVVLVWKFTYVHKYLLADNRHYTFYVWKRVFQRHEVVKYLLVPAYIFAGWAVADSLKSKSIFWNLMFFVCLVASTVPQKLLEFRYFILPYIIYRLNIPLPPISRLVCELGWYTVVNLLTFYIFLNKTFQWPDSQDIQRFMW; this is encoded by the exons ATGCTCTACACCGGAAACAGTGGTCCCCACGCTTCCGTCCAACGCTCTCCCAGCATCCATTGCGTTCCGGCGCTGCTGTACTTCGTCCGGCTGCCCTGGGCCGTTGTTCCCGCGTTCCGGGCTCGGCGCTCCGGGCTTCCCAGGGCTGGGCCCGGGACGCGGCTGCCCGCCATGGCGCAGCTGGAGGGTTATTATTTCTCGGCCGCCCTGAGCTGCACTTTCCTGGTGTCCTGCCTGCTCTTCTCCGCTTTCAGCCGCGCTCTGCGTGAGCCTTACATGGATGAGATCTTCCACCTGCCGCAGGCGCAGCGCTACTGTGAGGGCCGCTTCTCCCTGTCACAG tgggATCCTATGATTACTACGTTGCCTGGCCTGTACCTGGTGTCAGTTGGAGCGGTCAAACCTGCCAACTGGATCCTTGGATGGTCCGAGCACGTCGTCTGCTCCATTGGCATGCTCAGATTTGTCAATCTTCTCTTCAGTGTCGGCAACTTCTATTTACTGTATTTGCTTTTCAGGAAGGTACAACCCAGAAACAAG GCTTCTTCAAGTATCCAGAGAATCCTGTCAACGTTAACCCTAGCAGTATTTCCGACCCtctatttttttaactttctttactATACAGAAGCTGGGTCTGTATTCTTCACTCTTTTTGCTTATTTGATGTGTCTTTATGGCAACCATAGGACTTCGGCCTTGCTTGGATTTTGTGGCTTCATGTTCCGTCAGACCAACATCATCTGGGCTGCCTTCTGTGCAGGACACATCATTGCACAGAAGTGCAGTGAAGCCTGGAAAACTGAACtacagaagaagaaggaagagaggcttCCCCCTGTTAAGGGACCACTCTCGGAACTCAGAAGAGTTCTGCAGTTTCTGCTGGTGTATTCCATGTCCTTTAAGAACCTGAGTACGCTTTTCCTTTTGACCTGGCCCTATATGCTTCTGCTCTTGGCATTTTTCGCATTTGTGGTAGTTAATGGTGGGATTGTTGTTGGCGATCGGAGCAGTCACGAGGCCTGTCTCCATTTCCCTCAGTTGTTCTACTTCCTCTCCTTTactgccttcttctctttccctcaccTACTCTCTCCGACCAAAGTCAAGACTTTCCTTAGCTTAGTTTGGAAGCGTAGAGTTCAGTTCTCTGTGATTGCGTTAGTCTCTGTAGTGTTGGTTTGGAAATTCACTTATGTCCATAAGTATTTACTGGCAGACAATAGGCATTACACATTTTATGTGTGGAAAAGAGTATTTCAGAGACATGAAGTTGTCAAATATTTATTAGTTCCAGCCTACATTTTTGCTGGTTGGGCTGTAGCTGACTCTTTAAAATCAAAGTCAATTTTCTGGAATTTAATGTTTTTTGTATGCTTGGTTGCTTCTACAGTTCCTCAGAAACTACTAGAATTCCGTTACTTCATTTTACCATACATTATTTATAGGCTTAACATACCTCTGCCACCCATATCTAGACTTGTTTGTGAACTGGGTTGGTATACAGTTGTTAATCTTCTAACTTTTTATATCTTTCTGAACAAGACTTTTCAGTGGCCAGATAGTCAGGACATCCAAAGGTTCATGTGGTAG